From the Acidobacteriota bacterium genome, one window contains:
- a CDS encoding carbon-nitrogen hydrolase family protein — protein sequence MTNSSARLPFFSLFPLAMFGCTSQEQSPRTEPGIVQASAPAPAAAADVKPLPNKTRSGPIVYTKIGIVTMDAKPWELEYNYGRLESYVREAARRGAEVVVAPEAVLDGYVCYAAPDVTRERMMEVAQSVPDGPYIVRARRLSRELGIYLVFGFLERSGQEMFNSLVMTDPQGEILAKYSKIHVGGESYITPGRELKPFDTPLGRIGFLICMDRTVPENIRTLGVQGVETVFLPMDGGGGPENTKRMARYARENGCWIIIANTWSAAIISPRGDVRLEKYENEMVSIGRVTPWEVPRGLDRGSMIKRRPDLYGPLLKSYEPVRWYDDEGYPTAWAESQRAKHRQDISTSK from the coding sequence ATGACCAACTCGAGCGCCCGGCTTCCGTTCTTCTCCTTGTTTCCCCTGGCCATGTTCGGATGCACCTCACAGGAGCAGTCCCCCCGGACCGAGCCTGGAATCGTCCAGGCCAGCGCTCCCGCACCGGCTGCGGCCGCGGATGTGAAACCTCTTCCCAACAAGACCCGGTCCGGACCCATCGTCTACACCAAGATCGGCATCGTCACCATGGACGCCAAGCCCTGGGAATTGGAATACAACTACGGACGCCTCGAGTCGTACGTCCGGGAGGCCGCCCGCAGGGGAGCGGAAGTGGTGGTGGCGCCCGAGGCGGTCCTGGACGGTTACGTCTGCTACGCCGCTCCCGACGTGACGCGGGAGCGGATGATGGAGGTGGCCCAGAGCGTGCCCGACGGGCCGTACATCGTGCGGGCGCGGCGGCTCTCCCGGGAGCTGGGAATCTACCTGGTCTTCGGGTTCCTGGAACGGTCGGGGCAGGAGATGTTCAACAGCCTGGTCATGACCGATCCCCAAGGGGAAATCCTGGCCAAATACAGCAAGATCCACGTGGGGGGCGAGTCCTACATCACGCCGGGACGTGAGTTGAAGCCGTTCGATACGCCGCTGGGACGAATCGGCTTCCTCATCTGCATGGACCGCACGGTTCCCGAGAACATCCGGACCCTGGGAGTCCAGGGAGTGGAAACGGTCTTTCTCCCCATGGACGGAGGGGGAGGACCCGAAAACACCAAGAGAATGGCCCGGTACGCCCGTGAGAACGGTTGCTGGATCATCATCGCCAACACCTGGAGCGCGGCCATCATCAGTCCCCGCGGCGACGTGCGCCTGGAGAAGTACGAGAACGAGATGGTGAGCATCGGCCGGGTGACCCCATGGGAGGTCCCCCGGGGACTGGACCGGGGCTCCATGATCAAACGCCGGCCCGATCTGTACGGACCCCTCCTGAAGTCGTACGAACCGGTGCGCTGGTATGACGACGAGGGCTATCCCACGGCTTGGGCCGAGTCGCAGAGGGCCAAGCACCGCCAGGACATCAGCACCTCCAAGTAA